GGTCGATATCGGAATTGCTCACGGCACCATTTTAGTGCTGATGCAAGGCGAAGCGGTTGAAGTGACGACGTTTCGTACAGAAAGTACATACAGTGATTTGCGCAGGCCTGATGAAGTTGTTTATGTCACATCCTTGGAAGAGGATTTACAGCGGCGGGATTTTACCATCAATGCATTTGCTATGACGGTGGACGGCCGGCTGATCGATTTATTCGGCGGACAGGATGATCTGAAACAACGGATTATTCGCTCAGTGGGTGATCCTGAAGAACGTTTTGGCGAGGATGCATTGCGCATTTTTCGGGCACTGCGATTTTCTTCCGTTCTGGATTTTGATATTGAAGCAAAAACGTTGGACGCAATGAAAAAGCTTGCCCCTTCACTCCGCCATATTACCATCGAGCGAGTTAAAGCGGAATTGGATAAGCTGTTTCAAGGGGAAAATCCATCCCGTGCATTTCATTACAGCCGAGAAATCGGTTTGCCGCAGCTGTTTCCCGAGTTTCTGTCAGCGTTTAATTCACTTGACGCCTGCACGCCATTTCTCCACGCGCGTCATGGCTATGCGGCAATGCTTGCGCTGACGGATGCAACTGCCGCGGAACTGTCGAGGTATTTTAAATTATCCAATGAAGAAAAACGATTTTTAACACAATGTGAAGAAGCGCGTGCGATCCGTTCACAGCGCAAATTTGATTCTTGGGATTACTATTCGTTTCCGGCAGACGTATTGGAAACGGCAGAAAAAATTACACATTCGAATCATGAAAGCGGCGGATTGTCCAGGCAGCAGATAGTGCAGCAAAAAGAATGCCTGCCCATTCAGCAGCGCGCAGATCTGGCTTTCACCGGAAATGACTTATTAACATGGTCAGGAAAAAAGGGCGGAAAATGGACGAGTGAATGGATTGAGAAAATTGAGCGTGCGGTTGTCCATGGACGAATTGAAAATGACGCACAGGCGATAAAGGAATGGTTTATAGATGAAATCACCCGTGAAAAGTGAATTACTGAAACGATTGTTTGCAGCGCAGGGCGAGCCCGTATCCGGACAGGATATTGCGGATGAATTCGGCCTGTCCCGTACGGCGATTTGGAAGTATATCAAAGAGCTGGAAGAAGAGGGATATGAAATCGGTTCACAGCGTAAAAAAGGTTATTATTTAATAGAAGCGCCAGATCTTGTGAACCAAGGGAACATAACGGAGTATTTAACGACTGAACGATACGGGCGTGCCGTCAAGTATTTTACGACAGTTCCGACCACGCAGACGATTGCGCATGAAGAAGCGCAAAACGGTGCGGCAGACGGCACGTTAATTATTTCGGAGGAACAGACGGCAGGAAAAGGCCGCTTGGCAAGACCGTGGAAATCAAAGGCGAATCGCGGAGTTTGGATGAGTCTGATTATTCGTCCGGATCTGCCTCCGCAGCGTGCTCCACAGCTGACATTGGTGGCGGCTGTTTCGATTGTGCGCGCGATAGAAGAAGTGGCAAATATTCAGCCGGTCATCAAATGGCCGAATGATATATTAATTAACGGCAAAAAAGTCACTGGCATCCTGACAGAACTGCAGGCGGACCCTGACCGTGTGAAAGCGGTCATTCTCGGCATGGGTATCAATGCCAATCAGGAACCCTCTGATTTCCCGGAAGAATTACAGACAATCGCCACTTCTTTGCGAATTGAAAAAGGCGAAACGATAGACCGTGCGCAGCTGGTTGCCTCCATTCTGAAGTATCTTGAACAGTATACGGATCTTTATGTCGAAAAAGGTTTTGCCCCCATTAAAATTCTTTGGGAAAGTTACGCAGCAATTACAGGCAAGAAAATTAAAGCGAGCATGGTCCATGAAACAGTAGAAGGCGTGGCGCTTGGCATTTCCCATGACGGCATGCTTGAACTGCAGCTGGAAGACGGCACGGTTCGAGGAATTTATTCTGCAGACATAGAAGTGAAGAATTAAAACTATACAGAATCTTACCGTTTTGATATAGTATACAACATAGGGCGGTATCGATTGCAGAGCTGCACCTGATTGGCAAATGAATGAGATTAGAAATCTGCCTTGATCTTTATAGACAGGGACGGAGGAAGCAGAACCCTACGCTTACGCAACCCTTCTGTCCAATTTTGGATCAGCAGGGTTTTATTTTTGGTTTTTTTGCCCGCTACACGCCTGCTGAAATCAGACGTAAAGGAGAAGATTGACAGTGAAATCCACAACAGATTTTTCAAAAATGAAAGCGAATGGTGAGAAAATCAGTATGCTGACTGCGTATGATTATCCGACAGCGCAAATTGCAGAACAAGCGGAGATCGATGTGCTTCTAGTCGGAGATTCCCTTGGCATGGTGGTATTGGGTTATGATTCGACAGCACTCGTTACACTGGACGAAATGATTCACCATGGAAAAGCGGTCAGACGCGGTGCGAAAGATACTTTCGTCATTGTGGATATGCCTTTTGGGACGTATCACGGCTCTGATGATGCGACACTGCAGCAAGCGCTTCGTTTATTCCAGGAAACATCTGCGAATGCGCTGAAAGTAGAGGGCGGCGGAAAAGTCATCGACAAAATCAAACTGCTGACATCAGCCGGTATGCCGGTCTGTGCACATTTAGGATTACTTCCCCAGTCTGCCGGAGTGACAGGCGGATATAAAGTGCAAGGCAAAACAGCGGCTGCAGCAAAACAGCTGATTGAAGATGCTATGGCTTGTGAAGCAGCAGGCGCTTTCATGATTGTTCTCGAGTGTATTCCATTCCAGCTGGCGCAAGAAGTCGCACGCGCTGTATCTATTCCGATTATTGGAATCGGCGCAGGTGCAGAAACGGACGGACAAGTGCTCGTGTTCCATGACATGGTGCGCTACGGCAATCACAAACTGCCGAAATTCGTCGAAAGCTATGCGGAAGTCGGAAAAGATATTGAAGGTGCGATGAGATTATATAACAGTGCAGTAAAGAATGGTTCTTTCCCTTCTGAAAGCCATCGCTTTACGATGAAAGAAGAAGAACTGGATGCGCTGTATGGGGGAAAAACACTATGAATGCCAGTGCAACGATGCAAATTGTCCGGTCAATTGCTGAATTGAAAAACATCCTCAATCCGAGAAAACGTGAAGGCCGCACGGTAGGTTTTGTGCCGACGATGGGTTTCCTTCACGAAGGACATCTCGAATTGGTGAAGCAGGCAAGAAGAGATCATGACATTGTTGTCATGAGCATTTTCGTTAATCCCGCTCAGTTTGGTCCGGGGGAAGATTATGAAGCGTATCCGCGCGACGAACAGCGCGACGCTGAACTTGCTGCCGCAGCAGGTGTTGACTATTTATTCATTCCATCAGTCACGGAGATGTATCCGCGTAAAAGCGGAATCAGCATTTTGCCGGGCGAGCAGGCGTCGCGTTTATGCGGGGCTTCAAGGCCGGGGCACTTCGACGGCGTGCTGAAAGTTCTCTTGAAGTTATTTAATATTGTCGACCCTGATGAGTCTTATTTTGGAATGAAGGATGCACAGCAGCTCGCAATTATTGAAACTTTTGTTCGGGATTTCAATTTGCGAACATCGATTGCGCGGGTTCCGACTGTGCGTGAAGAAGACGGCTTGGCGAAAAGTTCGCGCAATGTCCGCTTGCTTGAACATGAACGGAAGGAAGCAAGTGCAATCTACCGTGCTCTCGGCATAGGCAAACGCAGCTATTATGAAGGCGTGCCATTGACAGAAGTAGAGAAAATTGTAAGAAGAACGATTGAAGAAGAAACTTCGGGTACGATTGATTATGTCCATGTTCTGGCTTACCCTTCATTAGATGAAAACATTAGTGAAGCCGAAGAAGTCATCCTTGCCGCCGCGGTACAGTTTACTTCAGCCAGACTGATAGATAATATAATTATGTCAACTATAAAGGATGAGAAAAATGTTTAGAATGATGATGAATGGAAAGTTACATCGCGCAACAGTCACTGAAGCCAATCTCAATTACGTGGGCAGCATTACAATCGATGGAGCACTATTGGAAGCTGCGGGGATGCTGCCGAATGAGAAAGTACAAATCGTCAACAACAATAACGGTGCGCGTTTTGAGACGTATATTATTGAAGGAGAACGAAACAGCGGCGTAATCTGTGTCAACGGAGCTGCCGCACGCCTTGTGCAGCCTGGCGACATTGTCATTATTCTGTCCTATGCTTACGTATCGGACGAGGAAGCACGCACGCATCAGCCGACAGTTCTGATTATGGATGAACAGAACCGCGTAAAAGAAGTCATTACAGAAAAACCAGGTGTCGCAATTTACTAAAGCTAGAGAAGTACCCCCATTTGATTTAATCGAGTGGGGGTTTAGTTTGTAAAATTGGAGTTTGGATAGGGAAGAAGCTGTGCCGTTCAGGCAGATACATTCATTCAGGTGAGCCGCCTGTACTCGTCACCGGCCAATGCTGAAATTGCGGATCACTCACTTTCTGTCTCTTTCCTTTCATCGACTTGACGGAGTTTCTTTTTACCCGGGGCAAGACGTGAGTCGCCGTGGTAAGTATGATACAATTTGCTTTAGAAACCTAATAGGAAGTTGATGATGGTATGTCTACAAGCAAATATGCAGTTGTCGATTTGGAAACAACTGGTCATTCGCCTTCAAAGGGAGATCGGATCATTCAAATTGCAATTGTCTTTATTGAAAATAATAAAATAATCGATACATATATGCGCTATGTGCATCCGCAGCGCTCTATCCCTCCCTTTATTCACCAATTGACATCCATCGGTGATGAAGATGTGAAGAATGCACCTCCTTTTGAAGAGATCGCCGAGGAAGTGGCGGATTTGCTTGCCGGATGTATTTTTGTCGCACATAACACAGATTTTGATGTGTCTTTTTTGCAAAAAGAACTGATTCGATGCGGTGTATCACAGTGGCACGGCAAGAAAGTAGATACGGTGGAGCTGGCCAAAATTATGTATCCTACATTACCGGGCTACCGTCTGCAGGACATTGCTGATTCACTTGGCATTTCATTGTTTCAGGCTCACCGTGCGGATGATGATGCGGAAGCGACGGCGCTGTTCCTGCTGAAGGCAATAGAGAAGATAGAAACATTGCCTAGGGAGACGCTGGAGCGCATGCATGAGCGCTCATTCGCATTGAAATCAGATGTGTCGACATTGTTCTATGAAGCACTAAAACGGGCACGCGGCCGTGAAACATCGAGTATGTATGGGCTGTTCCGCGGCATTCCATACTTGAAGTCGAAAGTGGAGACTGCCTCCTGGGAACGGCCCATCGGCTTTCCGGCAGATGAGACAGCAAAAGATCAAATCATGCAGAAAATCGATCCTTCATTTCATATAAGGGAAGGTCAGGCCCGGCTGATGGATCTGACATGGGAGTCCTTTACTGAAAAGAAGCAAGTGGCTGTCGAAATGCCTACGGGGGCGGGGAAAACGATCGGTTATTTAGTTCCGGCAGTAATCCGTGCGCATGTGATGGGGCAGCCTGTTGTCATCAGTACGTACACGAACCATTTAGTAGATACGCTGGCTGAAGAAGTGCGGAGACTGGAACAGGCTCTTCAAATAACGATTCCGGCCACTATTATTAAAGGCATGGCGAATTATATATCCATCGGTAAGTTTGAGGAACTTCTGCATTTTACTGATGAAGTGTACGATGATTCGATTACGATTATGCAGCTGCTCGTCTGGCTGACAGAGACTCGCACAGGGGATTTGGATGAAGTCAATGTTTCCGGAGGCGGCCAGCTGTTTCTTGACCGGATCCGCAAACGTTCCATGCGGGCGAAGGAAGATGAACGGGCAGCTGATTTTTATACACATACGTTAAAAAACTGTCAGCAGTCTATGGTCCTGCTGACGAATCATTCCATGCTGATGAACGATCGGCAGCGGCATGATCCGTTATTTCATTCCATCAGCGGACTGGTGATCGATGAAGCGCATCAAATGAATCAGGCGGCCATCCGCACACATCAGCAAGTGTTTTCTTATACAAATTGGAAATATGTCATGAGTCAGCTGAATGGCTTGGGCAGCTGCCAGCTGTTATTCGACATGCAGGACATCTTGACGAAATTTCATGTTAATCATAAATATTCAACTGAACGTCTTCAGCATGCATTTGATGAATTCATGCTGGCTTTTGATGAATCGATGCTTGTCCTCATGAACTCAAAAGCGGTAACGGATCATAAGCAAATGACGCGCACCATTAAACCGTTTTCCAAACGCCTGCGGGCAAATGAAAGCTTTGGCATCGTATTGCGGAAGATGAACGAATACATCAGTGTTTGTGAAAACTATGGCATTCCATTACAAACACTGCAAGATGAACTGACGCAGCAAGAGCAGGCTGCCGTGAATGAATGGTTTTACTGGGTGAATGAAATGAAAATAAAAGCAGGCGAGTGGATTGAGCTGTTCATGGAGCAGCCCCAGACCAACGCAACGGTATGGATAGAAAAAGACAGCCGCAGCTTGCCGGGCAGTCTGCAGATTAAGAAAAGTCCGATTAGCGGCTCCGCTGTTATCCGTGATTTTATAGATACGCTTGACGGCGAAGCCGGAATCGTCTGGACTTCAGGCACGCTGACAGCTAAAGCGCAGGACCGCTTCGTGCTGGATCAGGCGGGGCTGCCGCCATCCGTTCCGCTCTATACATTTCAGGCACCTGCCAATTTCTATGAAGGTGCGCATACATTGATTGTAGAAGATATGCCCGATATACAGCAAGTATCGGATGATGAGTATATTGATGCCGTTGCCGACGCATTAATTCAGACAGCGGTTGCCATTGAAGGCAAAGTTTTTGCGCTGTTTTTGTCACATGACATGCTGCGGAAAACGCATCAGGCTGTGGCTGACAGCGAATCATTGGACGAAGAGTATATGCTGATTGCACAGGGTGTCAGTTCAGGCAGCCGGCATAAACTATTGAAAACATTTAAAAAGCAGGAGAAAGCCATACTATTCGGCACGACAAGTTTTTGGGAAGGCGTGGACGTGCCAAGTGAGCAATTATCGGCCGTGGTCGTGGTCCGCCTGCCGTTTACATCACCGGAAGAACCGTTGTTTAAAGCACGCGCCGCAGCTTTGCAGGCAGAACATAAAAATGCATTTACGCATCTCGGTCTGCCTGAAGCCATCCTGCGTTTTCGGCAAGGATTCGGCCGGCTGATCCGCTCTTCAGATGAGCAGGGATTCTTCATTATACTGGACCGGCGCATCGAAACGAAATCCTACGGGAAATCGTTCCTTGAGGCGCTGCCGCAGTCTTTTGTAAAAAAAGTATCGCTGGAGGGTCTAGTTAACGAGATTGAAAATTGCTATAATAAAGGTTGAACTACTAGAAAGCAGGTTAGAAAATGAATCGAAAAAAATCAGCGGTTCATTCGATAGGAAGTGTTGCTTATGCTCAACTGGATTAAGTTTCTATTCCTATTTTTACTCACCCTGGGGATCACGGTTACGCTAATCGTTTTCTATCAGGCGGAGAGGCCGTTTGCTGATGCACAAAATACAGCGAAAAAAGCCGTACTGAAGCATGAAGTTCTAAAAAACGTGCAGAAGACTGATCACTATCATGGGAAGAATTCATGGGTTACAGTCTATGGCACCGATGAAAAGAATCAGGAAAAGGTTATTTTTGTAGAGGAAAAAACTACAAAGATTCTAAAAGCTGTGTCACTGAAATCAGGTATTACTGAGCAGAAAGCCACTGATATTGTAAAGAAGGAAAAGGGCGTCAAGAAAATACTTCGGACATCTCTTGGACTCGAAGGTGAGGCAGTATTTTGGGAAGTCAGCTATCTGACAGAAGATGACAGCCTGAATTACGCCTATCTGAACTTTGCAGATGGAAAGTGGCAGAAGCGTATTATGAAGTTATAGAGAAAATGGGAATTAGAACTAAAGAGGAGCGGTCAATTTGAGAAAGCAATTAGCGTCCAGAGTTACTACTTTATCACCATCGACAACATTAGCGATTACTGCGAAAGCGAAAGAAATGAAAGCATCCGGCTTCGACATAGTCGGGCTCGGAGCAGGTGAACCGGATTTTAATACGCCTGAAAACATTTTGGAAGCAGCGTATCAATCAATGAAAGATGGCAAGACGAAATATACTCCGTCCGGCGGTCTTCCGGAATTAAAAGATGCGATAATTGACAAATTGAAAAGAGATCAAGGATTAACATACAATCGTAACGAAGTATTAATCGGTGTGGGAGCGAAGCACGTACTCTTCACGCTATTTCAGGTATTACTGAATAAAGGTGATGAAGTCATCATTCCTTCTCCTTATTGGGTCAGTTATCCTGAACAGGTAAAGCTTGCTGAAGGTAAGCCGGTCTTCATTGAAGGAACGGCAGCTGAGCAGTTTAAAGTGACAGCCAAACAGATCAGCGAAGCTGTAACGGCACAGACAAAAGCAGTTATCATCAATTCACCCGGCAATCCGACGGGAATGATCTATTCAAAAGAGGAACTTGAAGCAATCGCGGATGTTTGCCGTGAAAAAGATATTTGGATCATTTCAGATGAAATTTATGAGAAACTTGTTTATGATGGCAAAGAGCATATTTCGATTGCACAGCTGTCGGATGATGCAAAAGAACGCACATTCATCATTAACGGTGTTTCAAAATCTCATTCGATGACAGGGTGGAGAATTGGATATATTGCTGGTGATGCAGAAGTAGTCGGAGCGATGACGAATTTGGCGAGCCACTCTACATCCAATCCTGCGACCACTTCCCAATACGCAGCGATTGAAGCGTACAACGGGCCTCAGGATGCTGTAGAGACGATGCGGAAAGACTTTGAATCCCGCTTGAATCAGGCATATCCAAAATTGGCTGCGATCCCTGGATTCCATGTGCTGAAGCCGCAAGGGGCATTTTATTTCCTGCCGGATGTACAGGAAGCAGTGGAAAAGACAGGCTATGCCAACGTGGATGACTTCGCACACGCGCTTTTGACAGAAGCGAATGTTGCGGTGATTCCCGGAACAGGCTTTGGTTCTGAAACAACGATTCGTTTGTCTTATGCGACATCAATCGATCAGCTGGAAAAAGGAATTGCACGAATCGAAAAATTTGTAAAAGATCATTGGAAAGCGTAATACAGAAGCAACACGTATGTTGCTGATGAGAGGAAGTTTCAAATATGCAGCAAGATAAGCGGCTGAAAATTTGGATTGAGCGGGGAAATGTTTCTATTTCCCAGCTCTTTTTTCAACACTATAAACAACTGCTGATTTCCGATAGTGACGCCATGGTAATTTTGCATATGATTGCATTTCAAGAGGCGGGAAACCATTTCCCGACTCCTACTGACATTGCGAACCGTATGCAGCAGCAAGAGAAGGATGTTACGGATTGCTTGCGGCGCTTGATGCAAAAAGGATTATTTACCATCGAACAAAGCACAGATGAAAATAAAGTATTGCACGAACGATTTTCATTCTATCCTTTATGGGAGCGTTTAATCGATGTGGTAGAAAAGCAGGCTATGCAAACGCAGGAACAGGAGATCAAGCAGGAAGAGGGAGAAATCTTCTCGCTTTTCGAGCAGGAATTCGGCCGGTTCCTGTCACCGATGGAATTTGAAACCATTGGAATGTGGATAGATAAAGACGGCCATTCTGCTGAAATTATCCGTGCAGCATTGCGTGAAGCAGTATTGGCACAAAAAATGAGCCTGCGGTATATTGACCGTATTTTGTTTGAATGGAAAAAGAAGAATGTCAAAACGATGCGTGATGTAGAAAGGCAGACGAAAGCATTTCGTCCGGCAGTCAACGCCACAGCGCCACAGACAAAAACGGAAATAAAGCATGTGCCTTTCTATAATTGGCTCGAAGAACGGGAGTAGGTGAAACGATGCTGACAAAAACGCAATGGCAAACGTGCCTGAAAACGTTTGAAGAGATGTTTCCTGAAGCGCACTGTGAACTGGTTCATAAAAATCCATTTGAATTGCTCATAGCCACGCTGTTATCTGCGCAGTGTACGGATGTCCTTGTTAACCGTGTAACGGCAGACCTGTTTCAGAAATATGAAACTCCTGAAGATTATCTCAGCGTACCGATTGAAGAGCTGCAGCAGGATATTCGTTCTATCGGACTCTACCGCAATAAATCGAAAAATATTCAGGCACTCAGTCTGCGGCTAATCGAAGAGTTCGGCGGGGAAGTGCCGTCGAACCGCGATACAATGATGACGCTGCCGGGTGTGGG
The Sporosarcina sp. P33 genome window above contains:
- a CDS encoding CCA tRNA nucleotidyltransferase codes for the protein MTISFSTAASRQVIRELQAAGYEAYFVGGAVRDALLGKQPLDIDITTSATPQQVKAVFSRTVDIGIAHGTILVLMQGEAVEVTTFRTESTYSDLRRPDEVVYVTSLEEDLQRRDFTINAFAMTVDGRLIDLFGGQDDLKQRIIRSVGDPEERFGEDALRIFRALRFSSVLDFDIEAKTLDAMKKLAPSLRHITIERVKAELDKLFQGENPSRAFHYSREIGLPQLFPEFLSAFNSLDACTPFLHARHGYAAMLALTDATAAELSRYFKLSNEEKRFLTQCEEARAIRSQRKFDSWDYYSFPADVLETAEKITHSNHESGGLSRQQIVQQKECLPIQQRADLAFTGNDLLTWSGKKGGKWTSEWIEKIERAVVHGRIENDAQAIKEWFIDEITREK
- a CDS encoding biotin--[acetyl-CoA-carboxylase] ligase, yielding MKSPVKSELLKRLFAAQGEPVSGQDIADEFGLSRTAIWKYIKELEEEGYEIGSQRKKGYYLIEAPDLVNQGNITEYLTTERYGRAVKYFTTVPTTQTIAHEEAQNGAADGTLIISEEQTAGKGRLARPWKSKANRGVWMSLIIRPDLPPQRAPQLTLVAAVSIVRAIEEVANIQPVIKWPNDILINGKKVTGILTELQADPDRVKAVILGMGINANQEPSDFPEELQTIATSLRIEKGETIDRAQLVASILKYLEQYTDLYVEKGFAPIKILWESYAAITGKKIKASMVHETVEGVALGISHDGMLELQLEDGTVRGIYSADIEVKN
- the panB gene encoding 3-methyl-2-oxobutanoate hydroxymethyltransferase; the protein is MKSTTDFSKMKANGEKISMLTAYDYPTAQIAEQAEIDVLLVGDSLGMVVLGYDSTALVTLDEMIHHGKAVRRGAKDTFVIVDMPFGTYHGSDDATLQQALRLFQETSANALKVEGGGKVIDKIKLLTSAGMPVCAHLGLLPQSAGVTGGYKVQGKTAAAAKQLIEDAMACEAAGAFMIVLECIPFQLAQEVARAVSIPIIGIGAGAETDGQVLVFHDMVRYGNHKLPKFVESYAEVGKDIEGAMRLYNSAVKNGSFPSESHRFTMKEEELDALYGGKTL
- the panC gene encoding pantoate--beta-alanine ligase, with protein sequence MNASATMQIVRSIAELKNILNPRKREGRTVGFVPTMGFLHEGHLELVKQARRDHDIVVMSIFVNPAQFGPGEDYEAYPRDEQRDAELAAAAGVDYLFIPSVTEMYPRKSGISILPGEQASRLCGASRPGHFDGVLKVLLKLFNIVDPDESYFGMKDAQQLAIIETFVRDFNLRTSIARVPTVREEDGLAKSSRNVRLLEHERKEASAIYRALGIGKRSYYEGVPLTEVEKIVRRTIEEETSGTIDYVHVLAYPSLDENISEAEEVILAAAVQFTSARLIDNIIMSTIKDEKNV
- the panD gene encoding aspartate 1-decarboxylase gives rise to the protein MFRMMMNGKLHRATVTEANLNYVGSITIDGALLEAAGMLPNEKVQIVNNNNGARFETYIIEGERNSGVICVNGAAARLVQPGDIVIILSYAYVSDEEARTHQPTVLIMDEQNRVKEVITEKPGVAIY
- the dinG gene encoding ATP-dependent DNA helicase DinG gives rise to the protein MSTSKYAVVDLETTGHSPSKGDRIIQIAIVFIENNKIIDTYMRYVHPQRSIPPFIHQLTSIGDEDVKNAPPFEEIAEEVADLLAGCIFVAHNTDFDVSFLQKELIRCGVSQWHGKKVDTVELAKIMYPTLPGYRLQDIADSLGISLFQAHRADDDAEATALFLLKAIEKIETLPRETLERMHERSFALKSDVSTLFYEALKRARGRETSSMYGLFRGIPYLKSKVETASWERPIGFPADETAKDQIMQKIDPSFHIREGQARLMDLTWESFTEKKQVAVEMPTGAGKTIGYLVPAVIRAHVMGQPVVISTYTNHLVDTLAEEVRRLEQALQITIPATIIKGMANYISIGKFEELLHFTDEVYDDSITIMQLLVWLTETRTGDLDEVNVSGGGQLFLDRIRKRSMRAKEDERAADFYTHTLKNCQQSMVLLTNHSMLMNDRQRHDPLFHSISGLVIDEAHQMNQAAIRTHQQVFSYTNWKYVMSQLNGLGSCQLLFDMQDILTKFHVNHKYSTERLQHAFDEFMLAFDESMLVLMNSKAVTDHKQMTRTIKPFSKRLRANESFGIVLRKMNEYISVCENYGIPLQTLQDELTQQEQAAVNEWFYWVNEMKIKAGEWIELFMEQPQTNATVWIEKDSRSLPGSLQIKKSPISGSAVIRDFIDTLDGEAGIVWTSGTLTAKAQDRFVLDQAGLPPSVPLYTFQAPANFYEGAHTLIVEDMPDIQQVSDDEYIDAVADALIQTAVAIEGKVFALFLSHDMLRKTHQAVADSESLDEEYMLIAQGVSSGSRHKLLKTFKKQEKAILFGTTSFWEGVDVPSEQLSAVVVVRLPFTSPEEPLFKARAAALQAEHKNAFTHLGLPEAILRFRQGFGRLIRSSDEQGFFIILDRRIETKSYGKSFLEALPQSFVKKVSLEGLVNEIENCYNKG
- a CDS encoding DUF5590 domain-containing protein — encoded protein: MLNWIKFLFLFLLTLGITVTLIVFYQAERPFADAQNTAKKAVLKHEVLKNVQKTDHYHGKNSWVTVYGTDEKNQEKVIFVEEKTTKILKAVSLKSGITEQKATDIVKKEKGVKKILRTSLGLEGEAVFWEVSYLTEDDSLNYAYLNFADGKWQKRIMKL
- a CDS encoding pyridoxal phosphate-dependent aminotransferase, giving the protein MRKQLASRVTTLSPSTTLAITAKAKEMKASGFDIVGLGAGEPDFNTPENILEAAYQSMKDGKTKYTPSGGLPELKDAIIDKLKRDQGLTYNRNEVLIGVGAKHVLFTLFQVLLNKGDEVIIPSPYWVSYPEQVKLAEGKPVFIEGTAAEQFKVTAKQISEAVTAQTKAVIINSPGNPTGMIYSKEELEAIADVCREKDIWIISDEIYEKLVYDGKEHISIAQLSDDAKERTFIINGVSKSHSMTGWRIGYIAGDAEVVGAMTNLASHSTSNPATTSQYAAIEAYNGPQDAVETMRKDFESRLNQAYPKLAAIPGFHVLKPQGAFYFLPDVQEAVEKTGYANVDDFAHALLTEANVAVIPGTGFGSETTIRLSYATSIDQLEKGIARIEKFVKDHWKA
- a CDS encoding DnaD domain-containing protein → MQQDKRLKIWIERGNVSISQLFFQHYKQLLISDSDAMVILHMIAFQEAGNHFPTPTDIANRMQQQEKDVTDCLRRLMQKGLFTIEQSTDENKVLHERFSFYPLWERLIDVVEKQAMQTQEQEIKQEEGEIFSLFEQEFGRFLSPMEFETIGMWIDKDGHSAEIIRAALREAVLAQKMSLRYIDRILFEWKKKNVKTMRDVERQTKAFRPAVNATAPQTKTEIKHVPFYNWLEERE
- the nth gene encoding endonuclease III, encoding MLTKTQWQTCLKTFEEMFPEAHCELVHKNPFELLIATLLSAQCTDVLVNRVTADLFQKYETPEDYLSVPIEELQQDIRSIGLYRNKSKNIQALSLRLIEEFGGEVPSNRDTMMTLPGVGRKTANVVVSNAFGVPALAVDTHVERVAKRLGMNRWKDRPIDVEEKIMRWTPMELWTQTHHQMIFFGRYHCKAQNPNCPECPLLDLCREGRKRMKAK